The Anolis carolinensis isolate JA03-04 chromosome 2, rAnoCar3.1.pri, whole genome shotgun sequence genome contains the following window.
aagcagatattgtgggattttctgccttgacattctgggttacaGTATATAGCTGTGTCGAGGGGCCCTCAGAACCTTTATATAATCATATTGCCAAAtcaaatattgtgtgtgtgttcttaTACAAGTATTCAGCACATAGTGATAGCTACATCAGTGTTGTGTCTCAAGTGCTAGAGCAATGTTCAAGTAGACCTGCAAGGTACTTCTAGAAACAATTGCTTTTTTTATTATTCCAGCACACAGTATTTCTAAACATTTGTTCTATATTTCCTACACATTTCAGTTCTGGCAATGAACATTCTTCAAATCTTCATTAAAATTCTGATATTTGCTGTGAACTCTTTGAAAATGTTTAAATGAAGTGTAGCCACAGATGGGTTGACCATTAACAAATTCCAGTTTTGCTATTAGTATTTGTTGATACATAATTTTATGATTAGTCTGATTGTTCcaacatatttttttttacacTTCTATATAAAGGTTCCAGTCCACTGGTCCAGGTATGTTCTGCTTTGGCAGATGTTCCATTGTTAGCAAATGTTGGATCAGAAGATCCTGTTAATCAAGCCGAACCAAGCCAAGCAATGGATGCAGGTACTCCGACATTTTCTCCAGCACACTGCAGTTTGGGAAACAACCAAACGGCGTGTAAGAATGTGAATTCTAATGACTGCACAGAGTATGCTTCTGGAGAGCACAATAACCTTAATGGCCAAAATGGCATTTCTTTTGTAAACATTGACTCTTATGAGCCGGATAGCAGTGATGGAGAGGAAGAGAATGACCAAAATGATCTTTCAGTAGCTAAAGAAGAAGCCGGAATATTTCAAGAGACATTGGATAACATGCTTTCTGAGTTGGAGAAGGAAGTAGACTCGTTTTGTGATATGCACTCGCACCTGAACAATTTCAGTCATAATGTTTCAAGTAAAAGTTTTGAAGACTTAAGACCAGTGCCTTTTAAGAGACATTCTATTGTAGAATCAGATACTGTTCACCAAAATACGGCACTTGTGAAATCTAATGAAGAAGATTCACTTGTAAAAAGTAACTTCATTACTGCTTGTGACTTGGAACAGCAAAAAAGTGCAGCAGATCCTACAATTAGGACACAAGTATCAGTTTGCAATACATTGAGTACCACCAGTACAAAGACTGACCAAGGGAATTCATCTGAACTGGTTGTTAGACCCAAAATTAGaaaacaaaatcctgtaagtcaaTTGGACAGAAAACAGTCTCTTACaagtgaagaggaagaaaaaaatagcAGTAAAAGATGGAGTGAGTCTATGGATGTCCACCAGCGTAGTGCAGAATGTGTCTTGAAGCACAGCAAAGAAAAAAGCCATTCTAGTATGTTTTTTGATCCAAGAGACTATGAAGAAtctcaaaagaaaataaaaagtgaaTTAAGAAAACACAGTATAACTCTTCAAGATCAAAGTAAAGTAGATGACAATGCTTTCTGGGATGAATTTGAAGATTGTGGCAGAAATCTATCTAGCTCCAACAAAGATGAAGACAGGTGAGATTTAATTTCAGTTATTTGCACTGAATAACTAGCAAATAATATGTGTGGATAAAATTGATgacaatatttgaatatataaaGAGAAGGTAAAAATTACCTTTTCCAAATTTTGGTGTAGGTCCTTGATACACAGTGCAGAATTAAGGCtatttgaccccactttagctgccattgctcaatgctaagcaatcgtggaagttgtagtttttacaAGGCCTTTCTCTATCAATGAGTGCGAGTAACTCACCAAACTAGGGGTCCTaggactccataacattgagtcatgacagttaaagtagtgtcaagctctcattaattctgcagtgtagatgtatccctaCTTGATGCAGTTTCTATTCGGTATgaagaaaaatacatttattgCTTCTCTTGTGCTTCTCCTGCATCAGGTCAAGGCCTTTACTCGTCCTGatgctgggagaaaggtgagGCAACCAGGGGTCAAGGAGGCTTTGAAGCCCCCTCAGCTGCTGCCTACTGCCTCCCTTGAGCTGTGCTCCCGGCATCAGGACGAGGCTGCTCGCCCCATCCTGATGCCGGAAGGAGGGCCCAAGGAaggcacatggtggctgagaacaTCCCAGAGGGCTCCcccacatccttatgcccagGGGATGGGGGGAAATGAGAGGAACATAAGCACCCAGAGGGTCGtgtctggcccacaggccttagttttcccatacctgtattatactgttttaacatGACAGTGTTAATGTAGTTACTGGAATTGCACAAATTTTATCAAGGCATTTAATGAATTTATGAATTGTAGATGTTTGTTAAAACTGTGGTTGATCTAAGGCAAGTTGCAGCTTTTTGGGTTCAACCTATGAATTGATGTTGCTAAAGTTTTAAGGGTGGTTTGGTATTTGTTGGATATCACAATGCTTTAATAATAGGGGTACCTATTAACATATTGTtaaaattcttattattattaaaatactaaAAAACCTCAAAAGATATCCAACAGCTCAAATATACCACCTAGAAGACTACAGAGAGGCAGTGTAGTAAAATGGTTCCAGTACTGGAGtgcagctctggagaccaggatttgaatcccagcCCAGACATAGAACTCAGTGGTTGGGCAAGattatactctctcagcctcagaggaagacaaaagagAAACTCCTTCTGAATAaatttttccaagaaaaccccactGTAGGTTCATTACaggatctccataagtcagaaacatcttgaaggGACATAATAATAGTACTCCATAACATTCTAATGTTACGATACAAAAAGGCTTTCTCTCGAACAAACATGCAACCTGGTCTTGGATGCttctgtgtgtttttaaaatatatacatcagTGCATGCATGCATTCATTATAACCATAAATGTTGTTTCTGCTGAGTTCATTCCACTTTCAGATACAAAGCCAATTTGTTCAAATACcccaaaagaagaaataataatagaaaatccaAAATTGTACTTTAATTTGGCAGTATGCCAACTTAACTGTTAATTCATTTTGTCAGTGTTAACAGGGTGTTGCTGTGCAGTGTAATTAAGAGGGGGAGGTTgacttaaaatgtaattaaatagtGCTGGAATTGTATAAAGACACCCTGTTTGTAAATTAATCAGTAATTGGAATAGATAGTGAATAATAGGATGATAATACAGAAGAAGGTCATTCTGAAATTCTTTTAAGTCCTAATGCTGCTTTTTTGTGAGCAGAAATTGTATTCAACAACTACTAGACTTGATGTTTGTTCTCTCAGACTCCCAGTTCCCTGTGTGTTCATTCCTCTGAATTTTGTTGTAATTGAACTACTTTAATGTTACAAACGTGTGCTACATTGCAAGTGGGAATAAAGAACAGATGGAAGTATTTCATCATATTTATCTTCTGTGCTGTTGAGACAGCGGAATACAATAGAGTGCCAGAAACCCCATTAGGATGCAACATATAGTTCTTAGTTTAAATTCTTTTGAACAAAACAGTCATGAATATAAGGGTAAAGGGAATTTTCACATTTTCTTTGTCAGGTTCAAAACCCTCCTCTAATATCCAGTGGTTAAGCCTTCTCTTTAAGATGGTACCTTCCAAACAGcttggtggtgggatataagaatgaagttattatttgtttattttccccCAGCTTCTGAGTAAATGTCAAAGAGCATTTAGTATAATGTACTGGTTGTAGAGAATTACTTTCTTTGATTTAATGGGTCAGGTTTTTTATTTGGGAAATAATATTGGAAATTTTCACACAGTGTTGTCGCCACAGATGTAAGAATTGAccagcaattaaaacattaaaatactgaATGTATTTCTATCCAGAACTGCTAATTGTTTGTAATGAATAatacttttaaataataaattttatgcaAATAACTATTAAGCAATAAGGTATGAATCACAGTATAATTGCACAGCAGTAAAATCCAAAGTTACTGATGGAAAGCTTGctaaaataaaggtattatttgCTTTCCAAAAAAATTATATTCAAAGAGAGAGCTTGACAGAATTGGACAGTGAGAATATTCCCAAGGAATGGCACCAGTTTCATTTGGTCATTTCCATCATGGGATGGCAATGAGAACAGAGACTGATCTTAATGTTTGAGTAACCTCCCCATAAACTTCAGCTCTTTAAAGGCCAAAGCAGCCATTTGAATTGTGTTTGGAAGCAACTAGGGAGTGGAAATTCTAATCATGCCAAAGTCTGAGTAACATACTTCAGAACAATGAAACTTCAAAGCttttttcaaaggcagcctcagaTAAACTGTACTATAGTAGACTAGCTTGAAAGTTAGCAAAATCTGAATAGCCAAGACAAAGTCCTTTagt
Protein-coding sequences here:
- the pja2 gene encoding E3 ubiquitin-protein ligase Praja-2 isoform X4; the protein is MNLHGSSPLVQVCSALADVPLLANVGSEDPVNQAEPSQAMDAGTPTFSPAHCSLGNNQTACKNVNSNDCTEYASGEHNNLNGQNGISFVNIDSYEPDSSDGEEENDQNDLSVAKEEAGIFQETLDNMLSELEKEVDSFCDMHSHLNNFSHNVSSKSFEDLRPVPFKRHSIVESDTVHQNTALVKSNEEDSLVKSNFITACDLEQQKSAADPTIRTQVSVCNTLSTTSTKTDQGNSSELVVRPKIRKQNPVSQLDRKQSLTSEEEEKNSSKRWSESMDVHQRSAECVLKHSKEKSHSSMFFDPRDYEESQKKIKSELRKHSITLQDQSKVDDNAFWDEFEDCGRNLSSSNKDEDSSECSDGEWSASLPCYFAVTVKEQSSSDESWETLPGKEEPEPEVQSDSSGVEEEHNDFGFQAGGPTALEDGEIPWLQYHEEIESSSDEETDQVSHFVHPGFFMLDGNNNLEDDSSVSEDLDVEWRLLDEFGDGLGVAQAISYVDPQFLTYMALEERLAQAMEVSSLYMEMTYQRLQTALAHLESLAIDVEQAHPPASRESIDCLPQIIITDDHNAVGQEQCCAICCSEYIKEEIVTELPCHHFFHKPCITLWLQKSGTCPVCRHVLAAVLPESGTPAITFLPDHDSAPSVHSTSGTQ
- the pja2 gene encoding E3 ubiquitin-protein ligase Praja-2 isoform X5; translated protein: MDAGTPTFSPAHCSLGNNQTACKNVNSNDCTEYASGEHNNLNGQNGISFVNIDSYEPDSSDGEEENDQNDLSVAKEEAGIFQETLDNMLSELEKEVDSFCDMHSHLNNFSHNVSSKSFEDLRPVPFKRHSIVESDTVHQNTALVKSNEEDSLVKSNFITACDLEQQKSAADPTIRTQVSVCNTLSTTSTKTDQGNSSELVVRPKIRKQNPVSQLDRKQSLTSEEEEKNSSKRWSESMDVHQRSAECVLKHSKEKSHSSMFFDPRDYEESQKKIKSELRKHSITLQDQSKVDDNAFWDEFEDCGRNLSSSNKDEDSSECSDGEWSASLPCYFAVTVKEQSSSDESWETLPGKEEPEPEVQSDSSGVEEEHNDFGFQAGGPTALEDGEIPWLQYHEEIESSSDEETDQVSHFVHPGFFMLDGNNNLEDDSSVSEDLDVEWRLLDEFGDGLGVAQAISYVDPQFLTYMALEERLAQAMEVSSLYMEMTYQRLQTALAHLESLAIDVEQAHPPASRESIDCLPQIIITDDHNAVGQEQCCAICCSEYIKEEIVTELPCHHFFHKPCITLWLQKSGTCPVCRHVLAAVLPESGTPAITFLPDHDSAPSVHSTSGTQ